A window of Exiguobacterium sp. Helios genomic DNA:
CATATAAGTATCTGGTTTTTTTGTATCAAACTGTTCATTCACCCAAAACAAAGTAATCATTTCATCTGTTCCAATATTTTCAATCGAGTGTGTATAACCAGGTGGTATATCGACAACTCGCGCTTCGTTTCCTTCAATTTTATATTCAATTACTTCAGATTTCTCAATATGTCTGAATCGAATCATTGCTTCACCACTAATGACGATAAACTTCTCTACTTTCGTATGATGATAATGATTTCCTCGTGTGATGCCTGGTTTTGTCTTTGAGACAAACATTTGTCCCATATAATCCGATTTGATCAATTCACTTAACCAGCCTCGATTATCCTCATGTTTTTTTAAACCATATGAGAATTTATCCTCTTCTAAGTAAGATAAATAAGTCGTATATAGTTTTTTGACGAATAAATCTTGATAGTTAGGCAACAGTAAAGAATCACGCATGTTTTTAAAACTTTGAATCAACGTTACTATTTCTTTAAGTGTTTTTTTATAAGTAACTGGTACTGTAACATACGTGTTATTTCTACCGTTGTTATCAGATAATAAGTTAGCAACTATGCTATCAACTACATCATCAATATAAGCTAAGTTCAGCTCAATGGAAGGATCAGTAACAGTAATTTCTAAATCATTCGCAACATTGTAACAAAATGTAGCAATTGCTGAGTTGTAGTTAGGCCGGCTCCATTTACCGAATAAATTAGGTAAACGATAAATCGTAATACGTGATCCCGTCTGATCATGATATTTAAGTACTTCTTTTTCCGCTCCCAATTTACTTTCGCCGTAGGGATTGTTTAGCTCAGCTTGAGTAGAGGATGATAGTAAAATATGCGGATGTTTATTTGAACGGCTAGCAAAATCTACAAGTTTAGCCGTTAAATCTTGATTCCCGCTCTTAAATTCATTTTCTGTTTTTGGCCGGTTCACTCCAGCTAGGTGAACAATTTTATCTGCTTGTTTTACTAGTGATTCTAATTCAGCTTCCGAATTACCTTTTGAGTATTCTAATACTTCAAATCTTGAATTTTCATTTAAGTGTGAGATCAAGTTTCTACCAACAAAACCTTTTGATCCCGTTACTAAAATTTTCATTATATATCCTCCTTACATCAATTCAATGATGCTATCTGATTCGACTTTTTCGCCTTTCCATTGTGCTAGCTCATACTGAATATAAGGAAGATTTAAAAGCATTTCTTTTACTTGCTCCACGTTTACTCGATTTGTATTGTCAGAGTTATATTCCAAATGGTCGCGGACTAACTCGTTACCTTCTGTAAAAAATTTTTCATAGTTCAAATCACGTGTGTCGGCCGGTATACGATAGTACTCACCGTGATCTTCTGCTTTAACAAATTCTTCTTTAGTAAGTAGCGTCTCGTACGACTTTTCACCATGACGTGGTCCGATGATTTTAAAGTCACTTTTCGCATTGAATAGTTCCTTTAACGCAGTGGCCAGTTCAAAAATTGTACATGCAGGGGCTTTTTGTACAAAAATATCTCCCTGTTTAGCATTGTTAAAAGCATACAATACTAAATCAACTGATTCTTCCAATGACATCATATAGCGTGTCATACTCGGATCCGTGATTGTTAAATCTTTTCCTTCTTTCATCAAATTAACGAACAAAGGAATAACCGATCCCCGTGAAGCCATAACGTTACCATAACGTGTTGAACAGAAT
This region includes:
- a CDS encoding NAD-dependent epimerase/dehydratase family protein, which gives rise to MKILVTGSKGFVGRNLISHLNENSRFEVLEYSKGNSEAELESLVKQADKIVHLAGVNRPKTENEFKSGNQDLTAKLVDFASRSNKHPHILLSSSTQAELNNPYGESKLGAEKEVLKYHDQTGSRITIYRLPNLFGKWSRPNYNSAIATFCYNVANDLEITVTDPSIELNLAYIDDVVDSIVANLLSDNNGRNNTYVTVPVTYKKTLKEIVTLIQSFKNMRDSLLLPNYQDLFVKKLYTTYLSYLEEDKFSYGLKKHEDNRGWLSELIKSDYMGQMFVSKTKPGITRGNHYHHTKVEKFIVISGEAMIRFRHIEKSEVIEYKIEGNEARVVDIPPGYTHSIENIGTDEMITLFWVNEQFDTKKPDTYMNEVIK
- a CDS encoding polysaccharide biosynthesis protein; this encodes MFKDKILLITGGTGSFGHQVLKRFIDTDIKEIRIFSRDEKKQDDMRNLIQNDKVKYYIGDVRDYNSIADAMKDVNYVFHAAALKQVPSCEFYPMEAIKTNVQGSDNVFRAAKYHNVERVVLLSTDKAVYPVNAMGISKAMAEKCMIAASRNLSEDETVFCSTRYGNVMASRGSVIPLFVNLMKEGKDLTITDPSMTRYMMSLEESVDLVLYAFNNAKQGDIFVQKAPACTIFELATALKELFNAKSDFKIIGPRHGEKSYETLLTKEEFVKAEDHGEYYRIPADTRDLNYEKFFTEGNELVRDHLEYNSDNTNRVNVEQVKEMLLNLPYIQYELAQWKGEKVESDSIIELM